Part of the Musa acuminata AAA Group cultivar baxijiao chromosome BXJ2-7, Cavendish_Baxijiao_AAA, whole genome shotgun sequence genome is shown below.
ATCCTTGTGTTGAAGGTCGTTCGACCTTTTCCTAGGAGTATGGTATGGATCAGGACATTACAATGATTGATTatcttataatattatcaattttaatcAATATTTTATGTCATTAGACTCATTACATATACGGAAATACATCCACTTTTAAAAATAACATTGTGATAAaaacatttaaaaaaattataattttttactattttaaattattttttatttttatatttttttatagaaaacCTAAGATTCTATTTCAAGGTTACATATTGACCAATTTGTACCGAAGTTTGTTAAAAggttaaattatattaaaaagagTTGAGATCTCATTCTCTGTCACTCTAACATTGAAATGGTTGGTATTTGATCGTAAGCAGCTTGTAAAAGCCATAACCACATGCAACATGCTCACTTGTTTCTTTTGTGTCTACATGTTAATCTATACTGCATAAAAGTTACTAAACCTTTCAATTCTAAagatgacacacacacacacacacacacacacatacacgccCAAAAGCTTCAATTATTTgaacctcccccccccctctgatGGGAGCTGTACTCATTCTCCCTTTCTTGGTTTATTTGCCGTCCTTCCACTACCTTTTGTTCTTCTTTACAGCAGAAGAAAACACGCTTCTTTCGGCTACTCTTACCTCCATCAACTTCCTGCTCCAGAGTAGACGCACGTTGCATAGCCTGCAACATCATAGAATCACAACTTTAGATCGTAACCATCGATCGAATTGGTTGTTGAGCAGGATGGACGTACTGGGATTGTCCCTGGTGAGGACGGCGGTCTTCCGGAAGTCGCAGTCCCAGCCGTGCCGGCCGGTGTTCTGGTACAGCTGGTTCATGGCGTAGGCCGCGTGCGATCGGACGGTGTTGGGGAGGTAGCACGCCCCTCCCTCTTGGATCGGACGGCAGTCTACTCCCTGCTGCGCGCACGCGTAGTCCAAGTTCGCCTGCAGGTCCTCGTCTGTGGCCTCCGCCTTCGGCACGCACCATCCTGCCGTCGCCGGCTTCCGCGCCGGTGTTCCCGTCGAGTTCCCCTGCAAGACCAAATCAATGCTTCGAAGTTCGTATTTATCACGTACGTTGTCGCATTAACCATGCAAGACTGGCGTGAGCCGAGCAACCTTGTCCTACCTGGGTGGTTCCGGTCTTGGCGAGGCCGGCGTCGTAGACCGGAGAGAGGTCGGCTCGAAAGAGGCCGAAGGATCGCTCCGAGGTGGGGCCGGGCTTCAGGTCCTCGTCGTAGAGGGCGAAGATGTACGTGTCGACGGATCGCCCGGGCATGAGGGGCGTCCCGGCCATGGACCGCAGATGCGCCACCAGGTTGACGTTGAAAGCCTTGGCGTTATCCACGGTGGCGCCGGGTTCGTCCTGGTCGCCGCGGTACGGCCACCCTGTCTCTGCCACCACGACCTCGGCCTCCGAGAACCCGGCCGCCGTCAAGGCGGACTTCACGGCGTCGAGCTGCGCGTCGAACATGTTGGTGTAGGTGAGTTTAGATCCGGCGTCGAACCGTCCCGGGTTGGGCCGGAAGAGGCAGAAGGCGAGGGTCTCCGGCCGCGGGTCGCTCTGGTACGCGAAGTACGGGTACGGGTTGATCATGAACGGCGCGCCAGTCTCTCGAAGGAAACCGAGGACGCCGGCGAGGTTTGAGGTGAGGTCGGCGCGGAAGGCACCC
Proteins encoded:
- the LOC135616865 gene encoding glucan endo-1,3-beta-glucosidase 7-like is translated as MSYRSRFFLLVISPLFLILPFAESQSFVGVNYGEVADNLPPPEATARLLKSTTISKIRLYGTDPPILRALAGTNISVIIGAADGDIPSLASDPSAARRWVSANVLPFLPATAISIVSVGNEVLAPGDASLGPQLLPAMRNLHSALSEAAPSAGIKVSTVHSMAVLASSEPPSAGAFRADLTSNLAGVLGFLRETGAPFMINPYPYFAYQSDPRPETLAFCLFRPNPGRFDAGSKLTYTNMFDAQLDAVKSALTAAGFSEAEVVVAETGWPYRGDQDEPGATVDNAKAFNVNLVAHLRSMAGTPLMPGRSVDTYIFALYDEDLKPGPTSERSFGLFRADLSPVYDAGLAKTGTTQGNSTGTPARKPATAGWCVPKAEATDEDLQANLDYACAQQGVDCRPIQEGGACYLPNTVRSHAAYAMNQLYQNTGRHGWDCDFRKTAVLTRDNPSYATCVYSGAGS